From Streptomyces sp. 6-11-2, one genomic window encodes:
- a CDS encoding acyclic terpene utilization AtuA family protein, whose translation MTLRIGNASGFYGDRFDAVREMLTGGELDVLTGDYLAELTMLILARDRLKDPAAGYARTFLRQMEECLGLAHERSVKIVTNAGGLNPAGLAGRLRELAERLGIPVRVAHVEGDDLTASLSRALASAPAGDAPLAAHAYLGGFGIAACLRAGADVVVTGRVTDAALVTGPAAAHFGWRPEEYDRLAGAVVAGHVLECGAQATGGNYAFFADHALDRLRHPGFPLAEIHEDGSCVITKHPGSGGVVDVGTVTAQLLYETGGARYAGPDVTTRLDTVRLGQDGPDRVRVEGVRGEAPPPALKVGLNRLGGFRNEVTFVLTGLDIERKAELVRQQMRDALGSAGSPPGEVRWDLVRTDRADAGTEETASALLRLVVRDRDPRAVGRVFSGSAVELALAGYPGFHMPAPPGKGAPYGVFEAVYVPQDAVEQVAVLHDGRRVAVPPPEETHALEDVERPPLPDPLPDGPTRRAPLGLVAGARSGDKGGDANVGVWARSEQGWRWLAHALTTETFRQLVPESRTLAVERHVLPDLRALNFVVRGILGEGAAAQHRFDPQAKALGEWLRSRHLDIPEALL comes from the coding sequence ATGACCCTGCGCATCGGCAACGCCTCCGGCTTCTACGGCGACCGGTTCGACGCCGTGCGCGAGATGCTCACCGGCGGTGAACTGGACGTCCTCACCGGCGACTACCTCGCCGAGCTGACCATGCTCATCCTGGCCCGGGACCGGCTCAAGGACCCGGCGGCCGGCTACGCCCGCACCTTCCTGCGGCAGATGGAGGAGTGCCTCGGACTCGCCCACGAGCGGTCCGTGAAGATCGTGACCAACGCGGGCGGGCTCAATCCGGCCGGGCTCGCCGGCCGCTTACGGGAGCTGGCCGAACGGCTCGGCATCCCGGTGCGCGTGGCCCACGTCGAGGGCGACGACCTCACCGCCAGCCTCTCCCGTGCCCTCGCCTCCGCCCCCGCCGGGGACGCCCCCCTCGCCGCCCACGCCTACCTCGGCGGCTTCGGGATCGCCGCCTGCCTGCGCGCGGGCGCCGACGTCGTGGTCACCGGGCGGGTCACGGACGCCGCCCTGGTCACCGGGCCCGCCGCCGCCCACTTCGGCTGGCGGCCGGAGGAGTACGACCGGCTGGCGGGCGCCGTCGTCGCCGGGCACGTGCTGGAGTGCGGCGCCCAGGCCACCGGCGGCAACTACGCCTTCTTCGCCGACCACGCCCTCGACCGGCTGCGCCACCCCGGTTTCCCGCTCGCCGAGATCCACGAGGACGGCAGCTGCGTGATCACCAAGCATCCCGGCAGCGGCGGGGTGGTGGACGTCGGCACGGTGACGGCCCAACTGCTGTACGAGACGGGCGGCGCCCGGTACGCCGGGCCCGATGTCACCACGCGGCTGGACACCGTAAGGCTCGGTCAGGACGGACCCGACCGGGTGCGCGTCGAGGGCGTGCGCGGGGAGGCCCCGCCGCCCGCCCTCAAGGTGGGCCTCAACCGCCTCGGCGGCTTCCGCAACGAGGTCACCTTCGTCCTCACCGGACTCGACATCGAGCGCAAGGCCGAGCTGGTGCGGCAGCAGATGCGGGACGCGCTCGGGTCCGCCGGGTCACCTCCCGGCGAGGTGCGCTGGGACCTGGTGCGGACCGACCGGGCCGACGCCGGTACCGAGGAGACGGCGAGCGCCCTGCTCCGGCTGGTCGTACGGGACCGGGACCCGCGGGCGGTGGGGCGGGTGTTCAGCGGGTCCGCCGTGGAGCTGGCGCTCGCCGGATACCCCGGCTTCCACATGCCGGCGCCTCCCGGGAAGGGCGCGCCCTACGGCGTCTTCGAGGCCGTGTACGTCCCCCAGGACGCCGTCGAGCAGGTGGCCGTCCTCCACGACGGCCGCCGTGTCGCCGTGCCACCGCCCGAGGAGACGCACGCCCTTGAGGACGTGGAGCGGCCGCCGCTGCCGGACCCCCTCCCGGACGGTCCCACGCGGCGGGCCCCCCTCGGACTCGTCGCCGGGGCGCGCAGCGGGGACAAGGGCGGTGACGCCAACGTCGGCGTGTGGGCGCGCTCGGAACAGGGCTGGCGGTGGCTCGCGCACGCGCTGACGACCGAGACGTTCCGGCAGTTGGTCCCGGAGAGCCGGACGCTGGCCGTGGAACGGCACGTACTGCCCGATCTGCGCGCCCTCAACTTCGTCGTCCGCGGGATCCTCGGCGAGGGCGCCGCCGCCCAGCACCGCTTCGACCCGCAGGCCAAGGCACTGGGCGAATGGCTGCGTTCCCGCCACCTGGACATACCGGAGGCCCTGCTTTGA
- a CDS encoding TIGR03084 family metal-binding protein, with protein MADPTLVFDDLRVEGDELDRLVAGLSPAEWRRPTPAAGWSVAHQIAHLAWTDRSALLAVTDPEGFQARVEEALAAPGTFVDQGAEEGARLPPDELPARWREGRAALDRALRAAPPGARFPWYGPPMSAASMATGRLMETWAHGQDVADALGVVRAPTDRLRHVVRIGVRARDFAFGAHGLPAPAEAFRVEVRGPSGELWTYGPEDAGQRVTGSALDFCLLVTQRAHRADLAVRAEGPDADRWLDIAQAFAGPPGGGRAPKGAAG; from the coding sequence ATGGCCGATCCGACGCTGGTGTTCGACGATCTGCGTGTTGAGGGTGACGAACTCGATCGGCTTGTCGCCGGGCTGAGTCCTGCGGAGTGGCGGCGGCCGACGCCCGCGGCCGGATGGAGCGTCGCGCATCAGATCGCCCATCTCGCCTGGACCGACCGGTCCGCGCTTCTCGCCGTCACCGACCCGGAGGGCTTTCAGGCGCGGGTCGAGGAGGCGCTCGCCGCGCCCGGGACGTTCGTCGACCAGGGGGCGGAGGAGGGCGCACGGCTGCCGCCGGACGAGTTGCCGGCGCGCTGGCGGGAGGGGCGGGCCGCGCTCGACCGGGCATTGCGGGCGGCGCCGCCCGGGGCCCGCTTCCCCTGGTACGGGCCGCCCATGTCGGCCGCCTCCATGGCGACCGGGCGGCTGATGGAGACCTGGGCGCACGGACAGGACGTGGCCGACGCGCTCGGTGTGGTGCGCGCACCCACCGACCGGCTCAGGCATGTGGTGCGCATCGGGGTGCGGGCGCGGGACTTCGCCTTCGGCGCGCACGGGCTGCCCGCGCCCGCGGAGGCGTTCCGCGTGGAGGTCCGAGGTCCCTCCGGGGAGCTGTGGACGTACGGTCCCGAGGACGCCGGGCAGCGGGTCACCGGGTCCGCCCTCGACTTCTGCCTCCTGGTCACCCAGCGCGCCCACCGCGCCGACCTCGCGGTACGCGCCGAGGGGCCGGACGCCGACCGCTGGCTGGACATCGCCCAGGCCTTCGCCGGTCCGCCCGGTGGAGGGCGGGCGCCCAAGGGGGCCGCCGGATGA
- a CDS encoding acyl-CoA carboxylase subunit beta has protein sequence MTVLSSALDTGSAEYKAHREAMLGKLAALDAEHAKALAGGGTKYVERHRRRGKLLARERIELLLDPDTPFLELSPLAGWGSDYTVGASLVTGIGVVEGVECLITANDPTVRGGASNPWSLRKALRANDIALANRLPCVSLVESGGADLPSQKEIFIPGGAVFRDLTRLSAAGIPTVAVVFGNSTAGGAYIPGLSDHVIMVKERAKVFLGGPPLVKMATGEESDDESLGGAEMHARVSGLADYFALDEPDALRQARRVVARLNHRKAYPDPPAAAPPEYDAEELLGIVPGDLRIPFDPREVIARIVDASDFDEFKPLYGTSLATGWATLHGYPVGVLANAQGVLFSEESQKAAQFIQLANQRDVPLLFLHNTTGYMVGREYEQGGIVKHGAMMINAVSNSRVPHLSVLMGASYGAGHYGMCGRAYDPRFLFAWPSAKSAVMGPQQLAGVLSIVARQSAAAKGQPYDEEADAALRTMVERQIESESLPVFLSGRLYDDGVIDPRDTRTVLGLCLSAVHTAPFEGARGGFGVFRM, from the coding sequence GTGACGGTCCTTTCCTCCGCCCTGGACACCGGCTCCGCCGAGTACAAGGCCCACCGCGAGGCCATGCTCGGCAAGCTGGCCGCACTCGACGCCGAGCACGCCAAGGCGCTCGCGGGCGGCGGTACGAAGTACGTCGAGCGGCACCGGCGGCGCGGCAAACTGCTCGCCCGTGAACGGATCGAGCTGCTGCTCGACCCCGACACGCCGTTCCTGGAGCTGTCGCCGCTGGCCGGGTGGGGCAGCGACTACACCGTGGGCGCCTCGCTGGTCACCGGGATCGGGGTCGTCGAGGGCGTGGAATGCCTGATCACCGCCAACGACCCGACCGTGCGCGGCGGCGCCAGCAATCCGTGGAGCCTGAGGAAGGCGCTGCGGGCCAACGACATCGCGCTCGCCAACCGGCTGCCCTGCGTCAGCCTCGTCGAGTCCGGGGGCGCCGATCTGCCGTCCCAGAAGGAGATCTTCATCCCCGGAGGCGCCGTCTTCCGGGACCTGACCCGGCTGTCGGCGGCCGGCATCCCGACCGTCGCCGTCGTGTTCGGCAACTCGACCGCCGGGGGCGCGTACATCCCCGGCCTGTCCGACCACGTGATCATGGTCAAGGAACGGGCCAAGGTGTTCCTCGGCGGCCCGCCGCTGGTGAAGATGGCCACCGGCGAGGAGAGCGACGACGAGTCCCTGGGCGGCGCCGAGATGCACGCGCGCGTGTCCGGTCTCGCCGACTACTTCGCCCTCGACGAGCCCGACGCCCTGCGGCAGGCCCGCCGGGTCGTCGCCCGCCTCAACCACCGCAAGGCGTACCCCGATCCGCCCGCCGCGGCGCCACCCGAGTACGACGCGGAGGAGCTTCTGGGCATCGTTCCCGGCGATCTGCGGATCCCCTTCGACCCGCGCGAGGTCATCGCCCGGATCGTCGACGCCTCCGACTTCGACGAGTTCAAGCCGCTGTACGGGACGAGCCTGGCCACCGGCTGGGCCACCCTGCACGGCTACCCCGTCGGCGTCCTCGCCAACGCCCAGGGCGTGCTGTTCAGCGAGGAGTCGCAGAAGGCGGCCCAGTTCATCCAGCTCGCCAACCAGCGGGACGTACCGCTGCTGTTCCTGCACAACACCACCGGCTACATGGTCGGCCGGGAGTACGAGCAGGGCGGCATCGTCAAGCACGGCGCGATGATGATCAACGCGGTGTCCAACTCGCGCGTCCCGCACCTGTCCGTCCTCATGGGGGCGTCCTACGGCGCCGGGCACTACGGCATGTGCGGACGGGCCTACGACCCCCGCTTCCTGTTCGCCTGGCCCAGCGCCAAGTCCGCCGTCATGGGGCCGCAGCAGCTCGCGGGCGTGCTGTCGATCGTGGCCCGGCAGTCGGCGGCCGCCAAGGGGCAGCCGTACGACGAGGAGGCGGACGCCGCGCTGCGGACGATGGTGGAGCGGCAGATCGAGTCCGAGTCGCTGCCGGTGTTCCTGTCCGGGCGGCTGTACGACGACGGCGTCATCGACCCGCGCGACACCCGCACCGTCCTCGGCCTGTGCCTGTCGGCCGTCCACACCGCGCCCTTCGAGGGCGCGCGCGGCGGCTTCGGAGTCTTCCGGATGTGA
- a CDS encoding DMT family transporter, with the protein MTTPSAATPSSPSPVTSAPATAPAPGSPGRFGSLGPVGLVLAGGISVQFGAAVAVTLMPRAGALGVVTLRLLVAAIVLLLVCRPRLRGHSRADWGTVVVFGIAMAGMNGLFYQAAARIPLGPAVTLEVLGPLALSVLASRRAINFVWAALALAGVFLLGGGSFDSLDPAGVGFALSAGVMWAAYIVFSARTGRRFPQADGLALAMAVGALLFLPLGIAESGSKLLVPSTFALGAGVAVLSSVLPYTLELLALRRLPASTFAILMSLEPALAASAGFLILGQSLSALQATAIVLVIAASMGAVRTQVGRAKAVPPLPEAHP; encoded by the coding sequence GTGACCACGCCCAGCGCCGCCACACCTTCCTCTCCCTCCCCGGTCACCTCCGCGCCGGCCACCGCGCCCGCGCCCGGGTCCCCGGGCCGTTTCGGCTCGCTCGGTCCGGTCGGGCTGGTCCTGGCCGGGGGCATCTCGGTGCAGTTCGGCGCCGCGGTGGCCGTGACGCTGATGCCGCGGGCGGGCGCGCTCGGCGTGGTGACCCTGCGGCTGCTGGTGGCCGCGATCGTGCTGCTGCTGGTCTGCCGGCCCCGGCTGCGCGGGCACTCGCGCGCCGACTGGGGCACGGTCGTCGTCTTCGGCATCGCGATGGCCGGGATGAACGGCCTCTTCTACCAGGCGGCCGCCCGCATCCCGCTCGGCCCCGCCGTCACCCTCGAAGTGCTCGGCCCGCTCGCCCTGTCGGTGCTGGCCTCGCGCCGCGCGATCAACTTCGTGTGGGCCGCCCTGGCCCTGGCCGGTGTCTTCCTGCTCGGCGGCGGGAGTTTCGACAGCCTCGACCCCGCCGGTGTCGGCTTCGCGCTGAGCGCGGGCGTGATGTGGGCGGCGTACATCGTCTTCAGCGCCCGTACCGGCCGGCGCTTCCCGCAGGCCGACGGGCTGGCCCTGGCGATGGCGGTCGGCGCGCTGCTTTTCCTGCCGCTGGGGATCGCCGAGTCCGGGTCGAAGCTGCTCGTCCCGTCGACGTTCGCCCTGGGCGCGGGGGTGGCCGTGCTGTCCTCCGTCCTGCCGTACACCCTCGAACTGCTCGCCCTGCGCCGCCTGCCCGCCTCCACCTTCGCCATCCTCATGAGCCTGGAACCGGCCCTCGCCGCCTCGGCCGGCTTCCTCATCCTCGGCCAGTCCCTCTCCGCCCTCCAGGCCACGGCCATCGTCCTGGTCATCGCGGCGAGCATGGGCGCGGTCCGCACCCAGGTGGGACGGGCGAAGGCGGTGCCCCCGCTTCCGGAGGCGCACCCCTGA
- a CDS encoding RNA-guided endonuclease TnpB family protein: MAAGQADGAGHVRYTYRLRVSATARAALLAEWGRCRWVWNECVARSKKAHTEGEGCGPARLDRMLTEARALTPWLAEGASVPQQQLIRDFGKSRAKALKDIKDRLPVRLRAGMPGYKKKHEVDPTPNYTRRGFRLKGGRLHLTGGIVLTVVWSRSLPAEPSSVRVYRDSVGAWYASFVVPAGFEPLPETGRALGVDWGVKEIATTTSDAHDLPHPELGRKAKAKLSRYDRMTARRKPAKGQAASKGYKEAKKWRAKTYQKLARQRQDAARKWAKKAVRDHDVIAVEDFRPKFLAKTSMARKAADAAIGVTKKALLEMGRKHGRDIRLVNPAHTTMDCASCGARTKHALPLSERTYTCTACGVVSPRDKNSARVMLVRAGLNPAGVEGVRPLRAPLQEAA, from the coding sequence ATGGCAGCAGGACAAGCGGATGGGGCCGGGCATGTTCGGTACACCTACCGACTGCGGGTATCGGCCACTGCCCGTGCGGCGCTGCTGGCCGAGTGGGGCCGGTGCCGGTGGGTGTGGAACGAGTGCGTAGCTCGCTCGAAGAAGGCACATACGGAGGGCGAGGGGTGCGGTCCGGCGCGGCTGGATCGGATGCTGACCGAGGCACGCGCTCTCACACCCTGGCTGGCCGAGGGGGCATCGGTTCCGCAGCAGCAACTGATCCGCGACTTCGGCAAGTCCCGCGCAAAAGCGCTGAAAGACATCAAGGACCGGCTGCCGGTGAGGCTGCGGGCCGGGATGCCGGGCTACAAGAAGAAGCACGAAGTCGATCCGACCCCGAACTACACGCGGCGTGGTTTCCGGCTCAAGGGCGGCCGACTGCATCTGACGGGCGGGATCGTCCTGACTGTGGTGTGGTCCCGGAGTCTGCCCGCCGAGCCCTCGTCGGTACGGGTGTACCGGGACAGCGTTGGCGCCTGGTACGCCTCGTTCGTCGTCCCTGCCGGGTTTGAGCCGTTGCCGGAGACCGGCCGGGCGCTCGGTGTGGACTGGGGGGTGAAGGAGATCGCAACCACCACCAGCGACGCCCACGACCTGCCCCACCCCGAGCTCGGCCGGAAAGCCAAGGCGAAGCTGTCGCGGTACGACCGGATGACGGCCCGCCGCAAACCCGCCAAGGGGCAGGCAGCATCGAAGGGCTACAAGGAGGCGAAGAAGTGGCGGGCGAAGACCTACCAGAAGCTCGCCCGGCAGCGGCAGGACGCCGCTCGCAAGTGGGCGAAGAAGGCCGTGCGGGACCATGACGTCATCGCCGTGGAGGACTTCCGCCCCAAGTTTCTCGCCAAGACCTCGATGGCGCGCAAGGCAGCAGACGCCGCGATCGGTGTTACGAAGAAGGCCCTGCTCGAGATGGGCCGCAAGCATGGGCGAGACATCCGCCTCGTGAACCCCGCGCACACCACCATGGACTGCGCATCGTGCGGAGCGAGAACCAAGCACGCACTTCCCCTTTCAGAACGTACCTACACCTGCACCGCGTGCGGAGTCGTGTCTCCCAGAGACAAGAACTCCGCCCGCGTGATGCTGGTCCGGGCTGGTCTGAACCCGGCTGGTGTCGAGGGCGTAAGGCCTCTTAGAGCGCCGCTCCAAGAGGCCGCCTGA
- a CDS encoding FAD-binding and (Fe-S)-binding domain-containing protein, with the protein MTDLGDLSELRAELRRAVRGEAAFDVTSRALVTMDASNYRRVPLGVVAPRDADDVAAVLEVCRARGVPVVARGGGTSIAGQATGTGVVLDFTRHMNRVLDLDPGERTAVVQPGVVLDRLQEAAAPHGLRFGPDPSTHSRCTLGGMIGNNACGSHSVVWGTTADSVRELSVLTARGQRLRLGRGWAGAPDGLRELAESELARLRTGFPRLPRRISGYALDALLPENGADVARSFCGSEGTLGVLTEAVVRLVETPPARVLAVLGYADEGAAADAAAGLLPYRPLTVEGMARDLVPSAAAGLPRGDAWLFVETGGETAGQARTRAEAIVRAADAVDAAIVGDPAAQRALWRIREDASGTATRMPDGTEAWPGWEDCAVPPERLGAYLRRFRELLAAHGLRGAPYGHFGDGCIHVRIDFDLLTPAGIGRFRRFSRELAELVVAHGGSLSGEHGDGQARAELLPTMYGERTVALFEQAKGVWDPDDLLNPGMLVRPAPLDANLRFAVLPRRPVDVAFGYTADRGDFSAAVRRCVGVAKCRTTEVSGAAVMCPSFRVTGEEEHSTRGRARLLHEMLAGELVTDGWRSAEVRDALDLCLSCKGCRSDCPVGVDMATYKAEFLHHHYAGRRRPAAHYALGRLPVWLRWAARTRTAPLLNALAALRPLASAVKRLGGITPERGIPRLACEPFTRWWRTRTDARVDGGEGTGDLVVLWPDTFTEHLSPSVGRAAVRVLEAAGLRVALPPTLRLRRPPVGDGSSALLNPVSVLRGRGRVCCGLTYVSTGQLERARVVLRRTLDLMEPVLETDAPVVVLEPSCAAALRTDLPELLPGDPRARRLADRVLTFAEALRRHAPGWTPPRLDRPVAGQTHCHQHAVLGDAADRRLREAAGLTGELSGGCCGLAGNFGFEKGHWEVSAACAEEQLLPSVRRAPAGTVVLADGFSCRTQLDQLAGVRGRHLAEVLAEGLEGRGDT; encoded by the coding sequence ATGACCGATCTCGGGGATCTTTCGGAGCTTCGGGCGGAGCTGCGCCGGGCCGTGCGCGGGGAGGCGGCGTTCGACGTCACCTCACGGGCGCTGGTCACCATGGACGCGTCCAACTACCGGCGGGTCCCGCTGGGCGTGGTGGCTCCGCGGGACGCCGACGACGTGGCGGCGGTCCTCGAGGTCTGCCGGGCGCGCGGAGTGCCGGTGGTCGCGCGGGGCGGCGGGACGTCGATCGCGGGCCAGGCGACCGGGACGGGCGTGGTGCTCGACTTCACCCGGCACATGAACCGGGTGCTGGACCTCGACCCCGGGGAGCGGACCGCCGTGGTCCAGCCGGGCGTGGTCCTGGACCGGCTCCAGGAGGCCGCCGCGCCGCACGGGCTCCGCTTCGGCCCGGACCCGTCCACGCACAGCCGGTGCACGCTCGGCGGGATGATCGGCAACAACGCGTGCGGCTCCCACTCGGTGGTCTGGGGGACGACCGCGGACAGTGTGCGGGAGCTGTCGGTGCTCACCGCGCGCGGGCAGCGGCTGCGGCTCGGGCGAGGGTGGGCCGGGGCGCCGGACGGGCTGCGGGAGCTGGCGGAGAGCGAGCTCGCCCGGCTGCGGACCGGTTTCCCGCGGCTGCCCCGCCGTATCTCCGGGTACGCCCTGGACGCCCTGCTGCCCGAGAACGGCGCGGACGTGGCGCGCTCCTTCTGCGGCTCGGAGGGCACCCTCGGCGTGCTGACGGAGGCGGTCGTACGGCTCGTCGAGACACCCCCCGCGCGCGTGCTGGCCGTGCTGGGGTACGCCGACGAGGGCGCCGCCGCCGACGCCGCGGCCGGACTGCTGCCGTACAGGCCGCTGACGGTGGAGGGGATGGCGCGGGACCTGGTGCCGTCCGCGGCGGCCGGGCTGCCGCGCGGGGACGCCTGGCTGTTCGTGGAGACCGGCGGGGAGACGGCGGGGCAGGCACGCACGCGTGCCGAGGCGATCGTGCGGGCGGCCGACGCCGTGGACGCCGCGATCGTCGGGGATCCGGCAGCGCAGCGCGCGCTGTGGCGGATCCGGGAGGACGCGAGCGGTACGGCGACCCGGATGCCGGACGGCACGGAGGCATGGCCGGGGTGGGAGGACTGCGCGGTGCCGCCGGAGCGGCTGGGCGCGTATCTGCGGCGGTTCCGGGAGCTGCTGGCCGCCCACGGTCTGCGGGGCGCCCCGTACGGGCACTTCGGGGACGGCTGCATCCACGTCCGCATCGACTTCGACCTGCTGACCCCGGCCGGGATCGGCCGGTTCCGGCGGTTCTCGCGGGAGTTGGCCGAGCTGGTGGTGGCGCACGGCGGTTCGCTGTCCGGGGAGCACGGGGACGGGCAGGCCCGCGCCGAGCTGCTGCCGACGATGTACGGCGAGCGGACGGTGGCCCTCTTCGAGCAGGCCAAGGGGGTGTGGGACCCCGACGACCTGCTCAATCCCGGGATGCTGGTCCGCCCGGCGCCCCTGGACGCGAACCTTCGCTTCGCCGTGCTGCCGCGCCGCCCGGTCGACGTGGCCTTCGGCTACACGGCCGACCGAGGGGACTTCTCGGCGGCGGTGCGCCGGTGCGTCGGGGTCGCGAAGTGCCGTACGACCGAGGTGTCGGGCGCCGCAGTCATGTGCCCCTCCTTCCGGGTCACGGGAGAGGAGGAGCACTCCACGCGCGGGCGTGCCCGGCTGCTGCACGAGATGCTCGCCGGTGAGCTGGTGACCGACGGCTGGCGGTCGGCCGAGGTCCGCGACGCGCTCGACCTGTGCCTGTCGTGCAAGGGGTGCCGGTCCGACTGCCCGGTCGGGGTGGACATGGCCACGTACAAGGCGGAGTTCCTGCACCACCACTACGCCGGACGGCGCCGCCCGGCCGCCCACTACGCGCTGGGCCGGCTTCCGGTGTGGCTGCGCTGGGCCGCCCGTACGCGCACCGCGCCACTGCTGAACGCGCTCGCCGCCCTGCGGCCGCTCGCGTCGGCCGTGAAACGGCTCGGTGGAATCACACCCGAACGAGGGATCCCGCGTCTGGCGTGCGAGCCGTTCACCCGATGGTGGCGCACGCGGACGGACGCACGGGTGGACGGCGGGGAGGGGACGGGCGATCTGGTCGTCCTGTGGCCGGACACCTTCACCGAGCACCTGTCGCCGTCCGTGGGCCGGGCGGCCGTCCGCGTGCTGGAGGCGGCCGGACTGCGGGTGGCGCTCCCGCCGACCCTGCGTCTGCGCCGCCCTCCGGTGGGCGACGGAAGCTCGGCGCTGCTGAACCCCGTGTCCGTCCTACGGGGCCGGGGCCGCGTCTGCTGCGGCCTGACGTACGTCTCCACCGGCCAGCTGGAGCGGGCCCGCGTGGTGCTGCGCCGCACCCTGGACCTGATGGAACCGGTGCTGGAGACCGACGCGCCGGTCGTCGTCCTGGAACCGAGCTGCGCCGCCGCCCTGCGCACCGACCTGCCGGAGCTGCTGCCCGGCGACCCGCGGGCCCGCCGCCTGGCCGATCGCGTGCTGACCTTCGCCGAGGCCCTGCGGCGTCACGCCCCCGGCTGGACCCCGCCCCGTCTGGACCGCCCGGTCGCCGGCCAGACCCACTGCCACCAGCACGCCGTGCTGGGCGACGCGGCCGACCGGCGCCTGCGCGAGGCGGCCGGCCTGACCGGCGAGCTGTCCGGCGGCTGCTGCGGCCTGGCCGGGAACTTCGGCTTCGAGAAGGGCCACTGGGAGGTGTCGGCCGCCTGCGCCGAGGAACAGCTCCTGCCGTCGGTACGGCGGGCTCCGGCCGGCACGGTGGTCCTCGCGGACGGCTTCTCCTGCCGCACTCAGCTGGACCAGCTGGCCGGAGTACGGGGACGCCATCTGGCGGAGGTGCTGGCGGAGGGGCTGGAGGGACGCGGCGACACATGA
- the serC gene encoding phosphoserine transaminase, producing the protein MAEIRIPSDIKPADGRFGAGPSKVRTEALDALAATGASLMGTSHRQAPVKNLVGQVREGIRELFRLPDGYEVVLGNGGSTAFWDIATHGLIENKSQHLTFGEFSSKFAKAAKLAPWLAEPTVVSSDPGTHPEARAEAGADVYAFTHNETSTGVAMPIRRVAGADEGALVLVDATSGAGGLPVDIAETDVYYFAPQKSFASDGGLWIGVFSPAALERAERVHGSGRHIPEFFSLPTAIDNSRKNQTYNTPALATLFLLNQQLEWLNGQGGLAWSTARTKDSSSRLYAWADESKYATPFVTDPAKRSQVIGTIDFSDEIDAAAVAKVLRANGIVDTEPYRKLGRNQLRVAMFPAIDPADVEALTKCVDHVIERL; encoded by the coding sequence GTGGCTGAGATCCGGATTCCCTCTGACATCAAGCCCGCGGACGGACGTTTCGGCGCGGGACCCTCCAAGGTGCGGACGGAGGCGCTGGACGCCCTCGCCGCCACCGGCGCATCCCTCATGGGCACCTCCCACCGCCAGGCCCCGGTGAAGAACCTGGTCGGCCAGGTGCGCGAAGGCATCCGCGAGCTGTTCCGACTTCCCGACGGCTACGAGGTCGTGCTCGGCAACGGCGGCTCGACGGCGTTCTGGGACATCGCGACCCACGGTCTGATCGAGAACAAGTCGCAGCACCTGACCTTCGGCGAGTTCAGCTCCAAGTTCGCCAAGGCCGCCAAGCTCGCCCCCTGGCTCGCCGAGCCGACCGTCGTCTCCTCCGACCCCGGCACGCACCCGGAGGCCCGGGCCGAGGCGGGCGCCGACGTCTACGCCTTCACCCACAACGAGACCTCCACCGGTGTCGCCATGCCCATCAGGCGCGTGGCCGGCGCCGACGAGGGCGCCCTGGTCCTGGTCGACGCCACCTCCGGCGCCGGCGGCCTCCCGGTCGACATCGCCGAGACCGACGTCTACTACTTCGCCCCGCAGAAGTCCTTCGCCTCCGACGGCGGCCTGTGGATCGGCGTGTTCTCCCCGGCCGCGCTCGAACGCGCCGAGCGCGTCCACGGCTCCGGCCGCCACATCCCGGAGTTCTTCTCGCTGCCCACGGCGATCGACAACTCCCGCAAGAACCAGACGTACAACACCCCGGCGCTGGCCACCCTCTTCCTGCTCAACCAGCAGCTGGAGTGGCTCAACGGCCAGGGCGGCCTCGCCTGGTCCACGGCCCGCACCAAGGACTCCTCCTCCCGGCTCTACGCCTGGGCGGACGAATCCAAGTACGCGACCCCGTTCGTCACGGACCCGGCCAAGCGCTCCCAGGTCATCGGCACGATCGACTTCTCCGACGAGATCGACGCCGCCGCCGTCGCCAAGGTCCTGCGCGCCAACGGCATCGTCGACACCGAGCCCTACCGCAAGCTCGGCCGCAACCAGCTCCGCGTCGCGATGTTCCCGGCCATCGACCCGGCGGACGTCGAGGCCCTCACGAAGTGCGTCGACCACGTGATCGAGCGGCTGTAG